A section of the Malania oleifera isolate guangnan ecotype guangnan chromosome 2, ASM2987363v1, whole genome shotgun sequence genome encodes:
- the LOC131148925 gene encoding uncharacterized protein LOC131148925, which produces MIPGGRRRLLQSRLSMTSSREDDGSSSRAIEHVGADAAPSPFEPLGPQPDMDPSVRDQAQASTSMTQTTSSGHGAAKNIALKKHLERTGQRIRIDIPPSFTAPLDNWCIAWSRELGIIYRQYAPVTYFTWPKVTEAQHLVLYERILTMSKRR; this is translated from the exons ATGATACCAGGAGGTCGTCGTCGCTTACTTCAGTCTAGGCTATCCATGACATCATCCCGCGAGGATGATGGGTCATCCTCGAGAGCGATAGAGCACGTCGGTGCTGATGCAGCACCATCACCGTTTGAGCCCTTGGGACCCCAGCCTGACATGGATCCATCAGTTAGGGATCAAGCCCAAG catcgacctctATGACGCAGACAACGAGTTCAGGCCATGGCGCAGCGAAGAACATTGCGCTAAAGAAGCACCTAGAGAGGACTGGGCAGCGGATCCGTATCGACATTCCTCCAAGCTTCACAGCCCCGCTTGACAATTGGTGCATAGCCTGGTCAcgggagcttggcattatatatcgacaatatgctccagtcacctaCTTCACCTGGCCAAAGGTGACGGAGGCTCAGCACTTGGTTCTATatgagcgcatcttg ACCATGTCAAAAAGGCGGTGA